Proteins from a genomic interval of Candidatus Dormiibacterota bacterium:
- a CDS encoding LLM class F420-dependent oxidoreductase, with amino-acid sequence MQLGVVFPQTEIGNDPTVIRAYAAAVETAGYDFVSVYDHVLGADPDRAAALGGPYTYQTPFHEVFVLLGHLAAITERIELVTEVLVLPQRQTALVAKQAAEIDLLSGSRLRLGVGIGWNAVEFEALGEDFRTRGKRVEEQIEVLRLLWSQDLVTFHGRFHHVTGAGINPRPPRGSIPVWIGGSAEAAVRRAARIADGFMLNVGVTSAAEQIDMVRGLVAEAGRDPDAFGIAGRVTLRDDPEETLARVRDWEQLGATHVSVNTMGTGLAPEEHAERLAGLARAWQRYQPATAV; translated from the coding sequence GTGCAGCTCGGGGTCGTCTTCCCGCAGACCGAGATCGGCAACGATCCCACCGTGATCCGCGCCTACGCCGCCGCCGTCGAGACCGCCGGCTACGACTTCGTGAGTGTCTACGACCACGTGCTCGGCGCCGATCCCGACCGCGCCGCCGCGCTCGGCGGCCCCTACACGTATCAGACCCCCTTCCACGAGGTGTTCGTCCTCCTCGGCCACCTCGCCGCCATCACCGAGCGGATCGAGCTGGTCACCGAGGTGCTGGTCCTCCCCCAGCGGCAGACCGCGCTGGTGGCGAAGCAGGCCGCCGAGATCGACCTGCTCAGCGGCAGCCGGCTGCGCCTCGGCGTCGGCATCGGCTGGAACGCGGTCGAGTTCGAGGCGCTCGGCGAGGATTTCCGCACCCGCGGGAAGCGGGTCGAGGAGCAGATCGAGGTGCTGCGCCTGCTCTGGTCACAGGACCTGGTCACCTTCCACGGCCGCTTCCACCACGTCACCGGCGCCGGCATCAACCCGCGGCCGCCGCGCGGCTCGATCCCGGTGTGGATCGGCGGATCCGCGGAGGCGGCGGTGCGCCGCGCCGCCCGGATCGCCGACGGGTTCATGCTCAACGTGGGCGTGACGTCCGCCGCCGAGCAGATCGACATGGTCCGCGGCCTGGTCGCCGAGGCGGGACGCGACCCCGACGCCTTCGGCATCGCCGGGCGGGTCACCCTGCGCGACGACCCCGAGGAGACCCTCGCCCGGGTGCGCGACTGGGAGCAGCTCGGTGCCACCCACGTCTCGGTCAACACCATGGGCACCGGCCTCGCCCCCGAGGAGCACGCCGAGCGGCTCGCCGGCCTCGCCCGGGCCTGGCAGCGGTATCAGCCGGCCACGGCGGTCTAG